A genome region from Ignavibacteriota bacterium includes the following:
- a CDS encoding MFS transporter, giving the protein MTTTAEISPAPSGALPMPPRWYRWTVLVLISLAMFGNYYIYDSISPLADVLKQQLGFSDGDIGLLNAIYSIPNIFMVLIGGMIIDRIGVKISTMLFALLCLIGAAVTVAAPVLEVMAAGRLIFGLGAESLIVAVTTAIARWFRGKELSFAFGMNLTIARIGSFAALNSPGWASSLYSDWRLPLLVSVGAGVVCVAGAVIYWGLEATAAKRYDLGAGGAQDKVVLSELLRFGTSYWAIVALCVVFYSAVFPFQTFAVKFFMEAHGTTREHGGFLSSILTLFAMIATPLFGLAADRFGRRATLMVWGSFLMIPAYLLMAYTSVSLYVPMALMGTAFSLIPAVMWPSVAYIVGQERLGTAYGLMTMVQNIGLAAFNLAIGWANDAWGASAANPGGYVPGMWIFTGLGITGVLMSLFLLRHERGPGAHGLETITTHSR; this is encoded by the coding sequence ATGACCACCACCGCTGAGATCTCTCCCGCTCCCTCCGGAGCGCTTCCGATGCCGCCACGCTGGTACCGGTGGACCGTCCTGGTCCTGATCAGCCTCGCGATGTTCGGCAACTACTATATCTACGACAGCATCAGTCCGCTGGCCGATGTGCTGAAGCAGCAGCTCGGCTTCTCGGATGGCGACATCGGGCTCCTGAACGCGATCTACAGTATCCCGAACATCTTCATGGTGCTGATCGGGGGGATGATCATCGATCGTATCGGCGTGAAGATCTCCACGATGCTCTTTGCGCTCCTGTGTCTGATCGGCGCCGCCGTCACCGTGGCGGCCCCGGTGCTCGAGGTCATGGCCGCCGGCAGGCTCATCTTCGGCCTCGGTGCGGAATCCCTGATCGTCGCGGTGACCACGGCCATCGCCCGTTGGTTCCGCGGCAAAGAACTGAGCTTCGCCTTCGGCATGAACCTGACGATCGCCCGGATCGGATCCTTCGCTGCACTGAATTCACCGGGCTGGGCGTCCTCCTTGTATTCGGACTGGCGTCTGCCGCTGCTCGTCTCGGTGGGCGCCGGCGTCGTCTGTGTTGCCGGAGCCGTGATCTACTGGGGCCTGGAGGCCACGGCCGCCAAACGCTATGACCTGGGTGCCGGCGGGGCACAGGACAAAGTGGTGCTCTCGGAACTCCTCCGTTTCGGCACGTCGTACTGGGCCATCGTGGCCCTCTGCGTGGTGTTCTACTCCGCGGTCTTCCCATTCCAGACCTTCGCGGTGAAATTCTTCATGGAGGCGCACGGGACCACCCGTGAACACGGCGGGTTCCTCTCCAGCATCCTCACCCTCTTCGCCATGATCGCGACACCTCTCTTCGGCCTTGCGGCGGACAGATTCGGGCGCCGGGCGACGCTGATGGTGTGGGGATCGTTCCTCATGATCCCCGCATACCTCCTCATGGCCTACACCTCCGTGTCGCTCTACGTGCCGATGGCGTTGATGGGCACGGCCTTCTCCCTGATCCCGGCGGTGATGTGGCCGTCGGTTGCGTACATCGTGGGACAGGAGCGGCTCGGTACCGCGTACGGCCTGATGACCATGGTCCAGAATATCGGCCTCGCCGCATTCAATCTTGCCATTGGCTGGGCGAACGACGCATGGGGCGCCAGCGCCGCCAATCCGGGCGGCTATGTGCCCGGGATGTGGATCTTTACGGGACTTGGCATCACGGGTGTCCTGATGTCCTTGTTCCTTCTCCGTCACGAACGGGGTCCGGGAGCGCACGGACTCGAAACCATCACGACCCACAGCCGGTAG